A part of Anolis sagrei isolate rAnoSag1 chromosome 3, rAnoSag1.mat, whole genome shotgun sequence genomic DNA contains:
- the LOC132770100 gene encoding sialidase-3-like: protein MPGPFALRGIRSTNISVCPENMAEAPGGSGKVTLFSQKKRGGLTYRIPALLYLPYESTFLAFAEERSSPRDEDAKFLVMRRGKKEGTSVKWGPLESLETAVLPKHRTMNPCPVYDKKNGAVFLFFICVETYITELYQIRTGRNAARLCYISSQDGGRTWSQTTDLTEEAIGDEIQNWATFAVGPGHGVQLSSGRLVVPAYAYHIHKRLFGRPLACWTKPHCLTFFSDDGGRSWARSQPLKRLRTSECQVAELTRQDSSQVLYCNARSLHKYRAGALCADRGDQFESSSLCKDLCETSHGCQGSVVSFSPMLEPLDPDQKDDGGETTPTKDTSPFLAKCVKSWLMFSHPTNGHRRVDLGIYLNTDPLDQGSWKSPWVLNQGPSGYSDLAVCEEGNSQMFGCLFECGVSHECEEIAFRLFTDAELLRNVVQSRPCTVSAVESQ from the exons ATGCCGGGACCTTTTGCACTTCGAGGAATTCGCAGCACG AatatttctgtgtgcccagaaaacATGGCAGAAGCTCCAGGTGGATCTGGAAAGGTGACTCTTTTCAGCCAGAAGAAGCGAGGAGGACTCACCTACCGCATCCCAGCCTTGCTGTACCTGCCGTATGAGTCCACCTTCCTGGCCTTTGCAGAAGAACGCTCCTCGCCCAGAGACGAAGATGCCAAGTTCCTGGTGATGAGacgagggaagaaagaagggacgtCTGTAAAG TGGGGTCCTCTCGAATCTCTGGAGACGGCCGTCTTGCCCAAGCACCGCACCATGAATCCTTGCCCGGTGTATGACAAAAAGAATGGCGCTGTTTTCCTCTTTTTCATCTGCGTCGAGACCTACATTACCGAGTTGTACCAGATCCGGACGGGGAGGAACGCCGCCAGGTTGTGTTACATCTCGAGCCAAGACGGCGGCCGCACCTGGAGCCAAACAACCGACCTGACCGAGGAAGCGATTGGGGACGAGATACAAAACTGGGCCACATTTGCCGTCGGTCCAGGTCACGGGGTACAGCTGAGCTCCGGCCGGCTAGTCGTTCCGGCTTACGCTTACCATATCCATAAGCGTTTATTCGGCCGGCCGCTCGCTTGCTGGACCAAGCCTCATTGCCTCACATTTTTTAGCGACGATGGCGGACGGAGCTGGGCACGGAGCCAACCCCTGAAGAGGCTGCGGACATCAGAGTGCCAAGTGGCAGAGTTGACGCGCCAAGATAGCAGCCAGGTCTTGTATTGCAACGCCCGCAGTCTCCATAAATACCGCGCCGGAGCTTTGTGCGCGGACCGCGGGGACCAATTTGAGAGCTCTTCCTTGTGCAAAGACTTGTGTGAGACCTCGCACGGTTGCCAGGGCAGTGTGGTGAGCTTCTCCCCCATGCTGGAACCGTTGGATCCGGACCAGAAGGATGATGGAGGTGAAACGACTCCGACGAAGGATACCAGCCCCTTTTTGGCCAAGTGCGTCAAGTCGTGGCTGATGTTCTCCCATCCCACAAACGGACACCGGCGAGTGGACCTGGGCATCTACCTGAACACGGACCCTTTGGATCAGGGCTCCTGGAAATCCCCCTGGGTGCTCAACCAAGGGCCCAGTGGCTATTCGGACCTTGCCGTCTGCGAGGAGGGCAACTCGCAGATGTTCGGATGCTTATTCGAGTGCGGGGTGTCCCACGAGTGTGAAGAAATCGCCTTTCGGTTATTCACCGACGCTGAGCTCCTGCGGAACGTGGTCCAAAGCCGTCCATGCACAGTTTCCGCTGTAGAGTCACAATAG